The following is a genomic window from Malus sylvestris chromosome 12, drMalSylv7.2, whole genome shotgun sequence.
AAGTTAGAAATtgtgtgacaaaaaaaaaaaggacaaccAATGCACATGTGAACCCTAAAGAAGTACTTGAGTTATTTCTTCAAACAAACTCAAATTATTCAACAAAGGCAGTAGTAATCTTGTGAAAACAAACCAATCTTTTGCCCATCTTCTGGACATTATCCTCTTGCTACTCACAGTACATCAAGAAGAATTCCAATAGCACTTCCGGATTCACAATACCCACATTCTCGTTCTTAGGCTTGATTTCCGTTGACCAGAGATGCGGGTGCACCTCCTTGCGCATCTGTGGCTTCACCACTGACTCTTGCCTTTATATAATCTCGGTTAAGATATTTATGACTATGAACATTGTATAAATTGTTAGCTAATTTAACAATGGTCATATTTATACTTTTTGCTTCCGCCTTTATGTCGTTCTCTTATCTTAACATATGAATACGAACACTATTTGAATCTCCCCACGCAGATATGAGCGCATCACACTAGCTACAACATATGTACTATTCTTACAcattcaagttcaaattcccTTTCATATATTATCTAAAATAAAACATCACTTGTGTTAGTAAAACATACAAATATGAACATTCCTTCTCCCTCAAAGATACCACCTTCCCCCTTAACCCCCACAGAAAAAGtcagcaaaaaaaaaacctcaaaaaCATGGTTCCAAAGAATTATCTGGAACCATCCCAAAGACCAAAATATGGTTCCAAATAATTATCTAGAACCTCCCAAAGACCAATTTTGTAGATCCAACATggtcttttttgttttctttgctgAGACAATTTGAATTTAATCTAGAAGATATGTTACGAATTATAtaaaaccaataaaaaataaagcaaaaaTACGCCGGCGATGTATTAATTCCATTAATCTTTGAAACCTTcaacattctttttttttttttttaaatgtgcaCAAGATCCACATTTAACCCCAAAGTCAAACAACATGACAATCAAACAATCTCTTACAAAACCATCACCCTGAAAAACCAAATTTCGGTGATTTACATCATTTTTATCTTTCACATCACATGACGAATAAATTACCGATCACACGGTGATTTACATCATTTTTATCTTTCACATCACATGACGAATAAATTACCGGTCACACAGCAGAATACCGCATTTTCCACATCCCCATATATACATAGATTTAAccacattaaattaaattaaattagaagaataaaaaaaaaagcccctCAACTTTGGCAAACCCAAAACCAAGTAGACATAATGCACCACCCAGCAGCCAACCAATCAAAAACGCAGACGAAACCCAAATAATCTCAGTAAATTTTATTTTGGGGGGTATTCTGGTCATTTGACTGGTCgttaaatattttgatttaattaTTTACCAGTGAGAACCTTGGACGGTTCCCTCTGGGATGGGCTTCGCCAAAACCCCGTACTGTAAAACCGGTCCCACATCTCCTTCTCGAGCTGCATCACATCCTCATCATACGACTCGTCGTCGGAAATCTTCTGCGACATGTCGTTGATCCCCGCCACGCACTCCAAACCCACCGTGTCAAACTGGAGCTCCGAGCCGGCGAACCCGCAACTGCACTTGCGATGTTGCAGCCCCTTCTTGATGAGCCTCTGGCGGCGCCTCTTCTTCAGAACGCGGCGGCAGAGCCCCGCCGGGACCTTATAGATCACGAGGACTAGGAGGTTGGCGAGGCCGCACGGGCAGCAACAGCACACGGCGGCGCAATCGGCGGCTGTGCCGCCTGCGACTTCAGCCAATCGGGCGCTGCTGGTTGAGACTTGGGTCCGGAGCAGCGGTTGCCGGCGCGGGGACGAAGTCTGCCGGAGAAATAGCTGCCGCGATGAGGTTATCGATGCTGacataattcaaattttaaaaaaaattgggaaaataGATAacggaaaatggagaaaattctTATCTGGGTTTTTCAGATTGAACGATTTCTGGCAAAACCCAGAATTTAATTTCGAATTCCGATGCGGGAATCTCAAGAATTTTGCATAATCAGATTCTCAGGAGAAATGGGAAGAAAGGGAAtgattttttggtgtttggttttgccgggaaaaaagaaaagaaaaagaaaaagcaaggGTCTTGGATCCTCagacaaggaagaagaagaaatctgATAAGGAGAAATAAAATTCCTTGCTCGAGGATCACCGGCGACCCTTGTCGCATGCAAAAGGTTCAAAGATTGAGTAATAAGAATACTACGAGCGGCGACTCCATGGGAGGGGGGAGGTTGTGGGAAATGGGGTGGCCGTGCGGGGAGGAGTGAGACGGCAAAGATGATGTGTGTGGGGAGCTGTATAGGTGATATCAGGAGGGCCAAAAAACGGATGGAGGTGGAGGAGTTTGGGAAACGAGTATTGCGGTGGGGTGGAAGTTGTTGTGGAGGTTTTTGGTTATTTTCGAAGGGTTATGGGGCTTTTCTTGGAGGggtttcttgctttatttgttgTTGGGGGGAGAGGGGAAGGGGGGTTTCTTGGTTTTTTCTTAAGGGGGTTACAAAAATGGCAAACAATGGGTtggaagagacagagagagacagagagatggGTGTTGTTATTTGGAGGAAGTGTGTGAAGTGGATTAGTGGGGGTATTTATTTAAGTTCACGAATGGTTAAGAAGAGTAACCGAAAGGCAGAACATAAAATAATAGAAGGGTAaccgaaagaaaagaaagacaaacaAGAAGGGTGAGGCAGCTCGAGGAGcgatggagagagagagtagcAATCAAATACGGAATTAGATTCTCTTCTGATCTACTCATTGGTGATCCAGATAATCAATTAATGTCAATCGTTCGTTAAAGATCGTACGGTTACAAttgaatgtttttttatatttttcaaaagtAAAGCAAgtttgttttgcatgaaataaaaaaaaaaaaaaatcatagttTCACGATCTTTGATGAACGGTTGTTATTAATTGATATCCGAAATCCCCAATAaaaggatccgaagaggatctaaTTCCATCAAATACAAGTGAGAAATTTTGTGGAGTTGGatttttgtctttgtttttgCAAAGAACCAATTTGAGGCCTTTCGATTATGGTAGAATGAGTGAATGTGATATTCATGTATTAAGCTCAGAAATTATAATTTTACAATTGACGAGaaaatttgaatataatattaatataattaacTCATAAACTTGATATATTACCTTAACCAGTGGCGAAACCATGATTTGTCGAGGAAAGGGATGAAATTCAAAAGAGTGTAATGTTCAATCGAAGCAGTTGCTTTCACATTAGAGAATGCaaagttttgagtcaatattcATAGTATAAAATAGTTTATTCACCAAAGCGGTTGTAAGCAATAATATCAAAGTCAATGTGAGCAAAAAGTACAAtaaatttagttttcaaaaaagtaacacaaaaaaaatgaaaacaaaataattatcaaacaattttttgtttttaatataataACAGCTACGTTTATAATTAATACAAGTTTCTTTGGTTTtaggataaaataaaattattagggCACTAGTTTTATATATAATAGACATGTGGGTGGGACGAGTTTGTGGGGTTTTAGAagtgaaaaaggaaaacaaacaaccatgcaacccttccccaaaagagaaaaagagaaagcaaaactCTTCTTCTTCGCGAGCTGTAGCCACTCGCCGTCGATTGTGCATCTAAACCCAGCCAGTAGAACCTGCCCAGataattggggggggggggggtggggggtcCTCATCCTTCCAACCCCTCCCCTTTGTCTTCATCATTCCTATGCAAATTCAACTAAACTATTGCCCTTCCTCTGCAAATTCAACCAAGACAGTGCATCGGCCAAAACCAATTTTTATAGGTGCCATGAATTCTGACGAGAGCGGAGGGGCTGAACAGCACTCCTAAGCGTATTTTCCGACTAGGGGAGGGGCGGtcgccactcctcgccctcacatAGCTTCGCCACTGACCCTAACTATGTCAAAAATTTAGTCCACTAAACTTTTAAGATGTGCCTAAAAAATCTTGCATAATATAAATGTTTTGTTGTCAAATCATTGTTCGATCAACTTCTTAATTGAATGCGTATGTAATTTTATATATGAGTGATTTCtcgtaattttatttaattccgTACGTATGTCAAACACCTAACGTAATGTGCGCGCGTTGTTGTTGGTATGATTTGATTGATCTCCTAAAACCAATCCAGTACAAAAACAGTGTTATGTTTGCTATGTGCCGTCATGACTCATTCATTTTGGCATTAAGACTATTAGTTTATTTGttaatcaatttattttttattttttgaatatatCAATATTTTAGGGAGTTCGGCTAATCACGTTTATTTATGGATTAATGAAATAAACAAGGCAAACTCCATTCCGCGTACTTAATCCAATGACGTGTAATTTCCGCGGTTTATGTGAGTGGGAATGGGAATAGAGACCCTCATCACGTTTAGGGTACCTGTCCTGATGTGACTAGCACTGTGTCACGAACCAACCATGgctatttcatttttctttttacttttttttcctAGACAATTACTAGCAATTTACTAGAAATTACGGTGGGAACATTTTTACTCACCATCATAATTATAATTTGTAGTGTGTATTCATCACATCTAATTATTTGTTACGTATGTGTATTCACCAtacatttaattatttgttatgtattttttcatttaattttaccTAACTTTCATATtaaatgtttctttttcatttttgaaaaaaattaaccaagattAAGATAAATGGCACGTGACAGATGATTAGGTGTATAcaatggtgagcaaaaatgctccaattGTGGTTCAAATACAATTATTTGGAGAAGTAATTGTCCATAAGGGTAGTCAAGAACTAGAGTCTGAATATCGGGATTGGATTCTCTTCCCTCCAAAtctctatcttcttcttttttccctcCTATTTGAGCGGTCACAAATAAGCTACGTTAACATCTTGTGTTGACATAATTATAAAGAGAGAACGACAAAAATAAAGTATGAGAGGAAAGGAGGGAATGTGAGAGAATTTTGATGGGAGAGAATCATACTCCTTGAATATCCTACACAATTTTCTATAGTTAGTTACATTGTTATAGACATTGTACAAACACTTGAAGTCTACTGCAAAAAACTGAGCCATTTATTTCGAAATCAAATATTCTACACATAGGTGTAGCCTTTCTGTGACCCTAGTAATTATTTGACACATATTAAATATATGACAACAaagttaagaaaaattaaagttttaaaCACGTGTCAGTCAATGATTGAGGCCATAGAGATGCCACATGCGTTTTGGATGCAGAAAATTTGATCTTATTTATTTGCAATAGTTTGACACAAGGTTTCACATCATCTTTGCATCAAAGGGAAGaaaggatttttatttttattttttcaaaatcacATACCAATCTCCTACCAAATTTGAAATCGCATTGCCTAATATTTACAAGTTACTAATCCaaccattttcattttttatttttatggttcatatttcaatttttttctgttTGACACACCTTGACCgggaatgtccacttggactctAAATCGTGCTGTGTTGGtcgacacctagaaggtgacgaagtcaTAAACTGTAGTGTGGTGGAATATgtggataaatttaaacctaaaagtgcctaaatataagagtgcgctgtgagcgggaatgaaccaaTTTCATTccaaaattgaaccaaaatgaagataagatgGTGGGGATTTGAATGATACCATTTTGGTTCTCAGCTGTGGACGGAAAGTGGTCGGAAAAAGGCATGCAAGATACGGGTCCGTCGGAAATTGGGAAATAGTTTTCCCGAATTATTTCTGTTACAAAAACCTACCCAAAATCACTTATCACACTTAGATTTACACTAAGCAATTAGAGATATTCATCCCAAGGTATTTTTCCGACTCACCTTCACCCAAAATTTGCGACATCTCGTCGACACCGGTGGTGGATGGTTCGATTGCATCTGTCCAATAAAcgtagggagaagagagaaggtcTTGAGGTTTGAGATGAAGAGAAAAGGGAGAGCTGGTGGGGTTAGGTGGTCATTGGCCTCGACGCCGATGGTTGCAATCTCACGGCACAGGTTCGACAGAGAGATGGAGAGTTAGAGAGAGTGAGAACAGGAAGcgatgagagaaagagagagtttgagtgaTGAGATCTGGAGAGTaaaaaagagagggagaaatgacacgtggcgcaaaaTGGGTGGagagcttgtgtgggtgtgggTCCCACGAACCAGAAAAATTATACAATATTCAAAATATCCACTCATaaagtattaaaatattaaaatacccAAAATTCAGATTTCATAAAACACCCTCGAGTTTCGTAGTTCCGTAAAATCTTAGTCGTAGCTCCAAATTTGATCCCGCttgcgcctacgcgttcgtATTGCCGAGTACTTCGAGAATATGCTAAAATAGTAGCTTATACAGGTCACGAAAAGACGGTTAATGAAAGTCAACGATCCCACCTgacattttcgtcaattcactattttaaaatttataaagtcgtaaaattagggacgggttgtcaggtcaactacgttaaaactttataatttcactaaatggatgacAAAAACGAACTCGGGACATCTCAGTTGACTTTTAGAGTTAACCGTTGACTGTTCTattgactttttacaaaatttgtcagGGACCCTCCTTAGCGTATTTCGACTTCCCGATTTCAAATCTGTCGTCCGTTTTCTGAAATTCGACTGTTTTAAGATAGTTCCTTTGTTAGTTGTACTTTGTACGAAAACACGTAATTACATTAGTACATTATATTACCTAAAGGGTTTCGTTTCTAGGCGAAATGCTTTGCAAGGATTCTCAATGCTACGATGCGGTTTCAACTCGACGACTTgatctgtgagtgggtctttcttttgatatatatatatatattggttattttctatatatacattCATTAATGAATTTCCTACGtgattgccataattaaattaacattCGTAAGAAATACCTTATTGTTGGGAAATGATGAAATAATCCTTCGAGATGCGCATGTAAGCTTACTACAAGgggatgccttaattatatttatgtcACGAATAGTATAATATTGGCTAGAATTGTTGAATGGTTGTGGCATGATTATAGTTatgttatttgctcatcatACATTGCTGcacctggtgttagtgctcacccagggccagtctttcaagtgtatgttcacatccacACCGcatgctcgccttggatccaagtaggtgccagtcttgcgtacaagttgcaataggcaacttcGACTCATATGTGACCGCGAATAGCACCAAtcttcacatgattgtagcactataacgtatatcattattacacccagtcatattcatgtcaaaatagttttgcatgaactcgtgtgttagcatGTGTTGATGAGCACTTGGTTTGATATGTTTACTTATGTGAAAGTATACGATTACTGACGTCATGCACTTATATATGAATTATTGTGCTGTATTGGCAATCTTGTGATTTTGCAGGTTACGGTaggtattttcatactatacgtagtatgtatatttttgaAACTATGTTTGTTTTACGGCGAGTGGTGATAACgctttcaaaaaggtttttataaaactttattttagacccactcacctttatttttcgcccctccaggtttaacAACTGAACTTTCGTATCaacaaggattcttggcaaatatgGTATTGGAGACAACCtccgatggtataattctcaatcCATTatactatactttacttatgctctgacgtcacGTGTGATATGGGTTCATTTCCGCTCACCATTGCACTCTTatacttaggcacttttaggtttaaatttattcacattttccacatcactacactttatggcttcgtcaccctctgGGTGTCAGCCAACACAACTCAATTCagagtccaagtggacattccgggtcggggtgtgtcaccttCAGTTTTAGatgttaatttataaatattcatttatttttttagctTCTTCTATTATTTTTTGAAGTTCTAATATACCCTTAAATTTAATGGGAAAAAAAAGGATGATGTTAGTGAAAAAGATCAATGGTCCAACAtattaaagaaattaatatgAGAGTTCAGAAACTTCAATGCTACAATTAAGCCTAATCTAAATACAGGAAGAAAGTTTGTACTTGGATATAGAGGAAAAACACACTATTCCGATCAACTTATCtatttaaagtaaaaaaaaatatttatttatacgAAGAAGAAGTATTGAATATGTGCCTTTTTGAATATATTTATGTACACACGCGTACTTTATCTGCATGACCAAAAATTTGGCAAAGCAAGTTATTATCCTAATGAAAATCCCTAAAATCCAAAACGCAGGCCAAGAACGCAATTGAAGCTTTAGCACGGTACTCGTTTGTTATTAAAGTTAAGGGCGAAGACTCATGAGGGACTGGGAGTTCATGATCTCTGTCACATTCACATTATACACTTTTATCATCCAACATTTTATTGACTTAATTAATTTTATCCAATTGCCCCTACGAAATTGATCAATATTACGTCTACAAATTGCACAGATGATTAATCATCCAACAAAAGTCACATCATCcttcaattaattaatcattacTCCACTCTTTGAAGCACAATCCAGGAAATATCTAGATTATCTAATTTAGATAATTATTAATTCATTCTAGAATTCTCTTCTCCTGATATTGAGTATGAAGTATCgttttataatttgaaataaataGAACAAAACAAATTAGTAGAGACGAAAGATTTGTGGTTTAAGTGATCAATTTTTAGAAGGAGATggggattgtctgccctcctcaTCCCATGCATttcccatcccctcctatttctgtgatcacggttaagccacgtcaacattttatattcctattactttttgtcttattatttctataaaaaaatcaatataaaatgttaacgtgacttaaccgtgactacaTAAAATATGAGGGGATGAGATGGAGAGGGCATACAATCCATCTCATTTTTAGAAATCTCTTCTCGTAGTTTTAAGCATAAAATATCgttttataatttgaaataaataGAACAAAACAAATAAGTAGAGACgagagattttgtagtttaAGTGATCAATTTTTAGAAATCTCTTCTCCTGGTTTTGAGCATAAAATTTCgttttataatttgaaataaataaaacaaaacaaataagtaGAGACGAGAGATTTGTGGTTTAAGTGATCAATTTTTAGAAATCTCTTCTCCTGGTTTTGAGCATACAATTTCgttttataatttgaaataaatagaataaaacaaataagtagAAACAAGAAATTTGTAGTTTAagggttcatttttttttctctatatgTAAGAGATATGTGTTTGAATTACGGAATCACATATTCTCTCTCGCGGGCTATGGCCTAGCTTGGGTAACCTAGATCCCATGTATGTTTTGAGTGGTAGCTGTTGTGCTGTCCACACATCTATTTTTATCTATCacatattttttgttaatttatgtatttTGATCTTTTTAATTAATTCGATCAAATGGTTAAAAATTGAAAGAGTTATGTGGAAACAACAATAATCTAAGGACAACTTTATCATCTGCAATATCACCACTTTTATTGCTTAAGCTATAAACAAAAGCCATATTTCATGTTAATCGCAATGTTTCAAAGTCAACAAATTCTCAATTTAGATGATGTTGCcttgaattattttatttttgtgttaatACCATTTAGTTAGTAGAAAGTTTTATATTGCTGCTTTTTGTGTTCGATTTTCTTCTAGTATCATTTGTAGATATCAAAGAGAAAAAACAAGTAAATTGATTGACTTTTTCGACTAGATATATTAAATGGTAAGGGTTCATCAAATTATAGCCACGCACACTAACACCACCACAAAACGAAAAGTATGAAACAAAATGAAGCAACTTGCTGATTAGTTATTTGATTAATGCAGATGGTGAGTCATATGAGTTCCGTGAGCAACAAAATCAATATAATTGATGAGATTAGGATATATATGATATTAAATCATACTAATTTGTTTGGATTTAGGCCTCGTTTGAATGTGCTTATAATAAGACGGAAagttcttttagagaaaatattttgggTTCTAAAAATACTTAAAGTGTTTTTCCAGGATTTATTTGTATCTTTACTAAAaattggttctaaaaacattttcaccaaaaacgctttcaattattttaaaatcacATCTAAACGAGCTCTTAGAGTTTAATTATATTGAATAAACCTTTTGTTgggacaataaaaaaaattgtattaagGTGATTGATTGTGTAAGGAGGTTTAGTTGATTTTTCCTTCTCACGGGGCACACTGTGAGTAGGTAGCGAACAGACTATTGATATGAAGAGCTAACAAATGAAAACCACGAAAACCATAAGCCCATCGAAAGGTTTTTGTAGTGGAAGAATTTTTCAATGTGGGCGAAACACAGAGCAGAATAACATATTTCATTATATAATTGGAGGGacatttgaagaaaaaatataataacatatGGTGTACCGCTTCATATTCCAAgtatactgaaaaatctctccttgtAATGCTAACCATTGGGTGGCATGATGCAAACGAGATGGTTGTTTTCCAATGTGAGATAACACTTCACATCCTCACACATCATTCATGTGCAACACTCATATCAAACATGTAGACAACATatatgcatgtgacaggtgaacttgattaacaataaaaaaagcaGCTCAACCTCCTGTAATACCCTAAAAGCTAGTAAGTGAAATAGAGACGAATTGTCTAATTATGTTTGGCTTGCATGAATTCTAAACTCAACATGCGAGATGCTCAACTAGCTGATAATAATTATGAAGGGTTAATGttttttcacacatttttttcaCCTCTTACAAACTTGTGTAGTTTTATGGTTGTTAGATTAAACAACTAAAGTAAAATTGACGGTCAAAATTAACGATGGggtgcacaaaaaaaaaaacaaaagtgtaTTCTCACGAACATTCCCCATTCGCAAGGCATATATATGACATGATCCGTATGTATAATATAGGCTTATTTTGGCTTTATCCGTTGAAACTCCACTTCGCAAGGCATATTAAATAAacgagtaaattgtagctatggtccttaAACTTTACtcaaattagagcaatggtcattcaactaaaaatacattaccattggtccttcaactcgttaaaacgtgcagctatggtccctcaactaaaaatccattacctttggtccttcaattttaatttaactggagaaatggtcccttaactttatccCAATTGTAGCTGTGGTCCTtcaaacataactcgttttgacaaaattttttacgtagttgacgaaaatgaccataattacacactttgatgagttgaaggaccctaattaaataaatggttattccaacataacatattttgacaaaattttgaagaaattaatgaaaaggactatagctacacattttgataagttgagggaccaatggtaatgaatttttagtttagggaccattactccaatttgagtaaagttcagggacaattgctacaatttactctaaataAACAGAGCACGTATATATGACATGATCCGTGTATAGACTTATTTTTCGTTACACCCCTTCAAACtccattttaatcttatttgcCCCCTGAAACTTCAATTTTACCTTTTCCCCCCTCAAGAACCAATTTTCATTCACTTTGCCATTTTCTGTCAATAATTCTGATAGCACTTGCATGAGGTTCACTTACCCGAAAGAGGATCCGGAGGCATGAGGTTCACTTAcccgaatgaggatcctctctagATTCTCTTTGTGAAGATCCTAAGAATCCTCAAATCGTGTccgtttattgtatattgtgcggtcagaatttattttaaattaaatataaatagtacctgacaaaaattgatctcacgatatacgatgaacggacacgatttgaGGATCTCCAAAATCTTCACAAAAAGAGGATCCTCCTGGCACTTACCCAACTTATATGATTGCCACATCATTACCAAGTCAcctaaaaaatatttagaaagcTGCTGCCGTGGGCTACATGGGTTTTTCTTCTTCCACGTCATTACCAAGTCACCTTACTACCACTTTAGTGCAGAGCCACATAGGAGTAAGGACGTGCGGTTGCACTTCCGGTCGTTGGAAATTAGTGAGGATTCACCCTTTTGGTTTCTGTGAACCTACATGAAACGGTCCgttttctacttttttttttatagaaaactaatgaaaatggtttgaaaactttaagttttaatgataaggacaatataaagggtaaagtgaatagtaccaggattgactttttagtg
Proteins encoded in this region:
- the LOC126594013 gene encoding uncharacterized protein LOC126594013 gives rise to the protein MSASITSSRQLFLRQTSSPRRQPLLRTQVSTSSARLAEVAGGTAADCAAVCCCCPCGLANLLVLVIYKVPAGLCRRVLKKRRRQRLIKKGLQHRKCSCGFAGSELQFDTVGLECVAGINDMSQKISDDESYDEDVMQLEKEMWDRFYSTGFWRSPSQREPSKVLTGK